The nucleotide window TTGTAGCAGTTTGTCGATAGCTGCGCCTGTctggattttatttttatctatgTAATTTTGCGCATTGTTTGTTTACTGCTATATTTGCTCGCTAACCttattttggtttctgtttttattttcatgagatCTGGTTGATATTGAGTTAGATTCTAGGGCAACAAACGCAGCCTACAAATACAGCAACGGGTGGCCGAGATGAAGGACCCGGGAGCAGTCTGTGCTGGATGTACCTGTTTTCCTGGCAGTTCCTTTGCAAGTAGCCTTGTATCTGACCGAGCTCGTTGAGCGTGCAGTACTTAGGGCCATTCTGTCTCCGCGGTAGAATCTGCTTCGTGCAGTATCTGATGCGGTCAGCGTCTAGCAGGAATGGTCTCCCCTACCATTTACCCTTTGGTGAAGGGCGTCGTCGAGGGTGCTCGAAGGAGCCTAGTAGCCGTTGAAGCATGTCTCTATTGCTGATTACCTTAAGCTTGAAATCTGTATCTGTATCTTTAGCAGTTATTCGGTTTTAGCTTGttctttcattattattattttttttttttcgtattagTGAAGTCTTGAGCATTAGAGTGCGGGATGTTCCCATTTTTGATTTCATGAAGGTTTAACTGATTATGCATAGGAACGATCAGTACAGGGACGGGCACGTTTCGGTATTTGATTATTGGTCTCGGAAACCTACATGTCCCGTAGGGATGATAGAAAGAATATCGTCTCTGCTGCCTGATTCCGGTGGTTCTAGCTAACCTATTGTTTGCAGAATTGTTAATTCTAGGCATTCTAAGGGGCGATTTCATAAGTCTCTTGTATAAGTTATTTCACAACGTCTGCTAGTTTTAGTCCTACATTTCGCCCTTTGTTTTTGATGCAAGTGTTGTATGTTACACAGAGCATTAGAATTGGCTGAACTAAGGATCCGCGTTTCAGGTCCCTTCATTCTTCAATGAAGGACAGGCTCATTGGTTGAAAGAATACAAAGCCTAAGCTTCGTTATTTTGCCGGAACAGCTTATTGGGATTACTCGGTCTGTGAACATTAAGTTCGTTATTAGGGGCCCAGTAGGAGGGCCTGGCAGCCGTAGCCTActttggttcctacccagatttcctgcgccaatcttggtgaggttttttctggcctccgagTGTCTGACGCGGCGGATACGTGCTCGGCTTGCCTTGTATTGCATGAGCTGGGGTATCCAACCCCCTAGAAGTGTTGTGCTTGCCTAGTTTGAGTGCGTAATAAAGACAGTGCTGGTTACCGCGGCACACTGCATGATTCTCCAAATCGTTGTTGTGTTTTATCGTTTATATGTGCGGTGAATATAGCAcagaaatactatgaaaatacaaatggcgaaaaggtgagggctctacttgcagggtatactttcattggttttgcacttctgtgtttccaaacagtaacctcatgtcctctcagaggcctattttcaattggttgagagaccaacaattaacttgctttccatttaagtttactttatttaataatcataatagtaataaaattaataatatatttagcttttcaaaattctcaaagctttacagtaaacaaatctaacatctcgaaattcaaattacatgcattataagaaactaaaattacaataggtttctgaagaaaaacatgaaaaactatactgtagagtaatgctaatattgtttatactctatacataataataacaatgataatagtattctcgatacccTACAaaaatatgatctctatacgtactctatagcactagcagaacaggagtcttcttaatgtctacgggtagtgcattccaaagtctaggggccctggcagcgaacgatgtgtccccataaagcttagttttagtcttaggtacagcaagaagcataaattgtcacggctcaaaattaagattgaaactgaaaagaatgcagacttgcaataattgtatcacgcgttggtactgatccttttaatAATATTCGATtaatctgtatcccctccagctgaataggaaagttgtaacaagatgcctcgaagtgtgcagagcacagcgatgtgtacttcccttccggcttaaagtctcttcgatgacTTTGAACAAATTTTATCTATTTTTCCCACAAAACTGCATctcttgggaactggtgcattgttataccaggggagaacaatgtattttgaaagctttggttgttgggagcccctgcaacgcaataccttcctcctcttctcttcggtttacttgctagctctgccatattttgtgttgtgtttgtgagtttgcaaccaagactacgtcttAATCTAAGTCATGTGGTACTTTGGCcacgcgatttgaataccataattttcacgcaaaaacccaatttttgcaagcgcataaaatcgtcaattttcaatgaaactgtctaaaaatctaaaaataaatacttcaaacaatgattattccaaaatagtctaaaaaatttcgtgtcatatgcactttaacatgtttagacaacatcaaatgtgaatcaacaagcactctgagatcttgggcagctggtattggcgatctaatatagccaccaacatcaatcaataccaggaagagtaatgctctgaaagcaagagcataggtgatcttcttctgtcttgtcagggctgcatgccaaaccgtttctgtttttatttccctactacagaagtagctacatgtagtcctcgactgcctattttatTTAAATGTAACTACGATGCTGACAAATCAGATGCTTTTCCTGACTATTATTGTGAACTTTTATCGTGGTGGTTAAAATTACGAAAAGTTGTTGAATACGATGGTTAATATAAATGTATTGTATGGAATAAGGAAGAGATTAAGATAGAGGGTAAAAGTGTGTTTTATAAACGGAATTATTCAAAAGGTATTAAATATACTGAATAATTGCTCTACGAAAAGACTCTTTTAATACTGTAAGGGAGGAAAGGCTTTTGAAATCTAATTTTTTGACGTGGACAGGCTATTCCTTTGAATTTACTAACACATCCTAATTTCAGTGCTGTTCTTGATTGTGAAAACTCGCGAAACCAAGGTTAGGTACTGAGTACGAGACTTATTTTCGTTAACTTATCTCCAAAGATACCTTATTAAGATTATGTAAGGCTTTTATTATGTCACATGTTAAGTATTGTTTGTCTGTAGGTCACTTTTGCGGTGCGCGTAGTACTGAGAAGATACATACATTAAATAAGCGAATTCTTAGATTTATCTTGCTGGATTATAATTCGCGATATTACTCTCTACTTAGCAAAGTTAACTCTAAATCTCTGTATAAAAGACGCCTTCAGAGTTCCTTAATCATATTGTACAAGACCTTTTATAGATCTGCTATCCAGGCTCTCTAAGGAATATGTTTAGTCTCCGCTCTTTATCCTGTAGTCTACGCGGAAATTATATTTTGTCTCTACTGTCTATAAAACGCACTACTTATGGTCTTCGCTCCTTTTCATACATGGCTTCAAAACTTTGGCGGAACTCTCTTCCGGATCGATTTATTTAGAACGTCTGACTTTCCtgattaacaattagactacgagcccgagttggCTATCGCTCGTAAAaagcgagtagtctaattgtgtTAGTATACATTTACCGTAGTCTCgttgcataaaaagaaaaaaaataaatgtcaaTTAATGcctagaaaaggactgtttcattattttACATTAAACTGTTAATGTTCAAATTGTACTGATTcatgtagaaaaaggatcacgtgtacaatcacgcgtgCAGCTATGTTACCGTAGACTATTAAACAATTAggctacgagcccgagttttctatgagcagatagtcaacgaggcgcagccgagttgactatcgctcgtagaaaacgagggcgagtagtataattgttttagtataaatttactcgtagtctcattgcataaaaatgtaaagtaacttttaggaaaaaatgttttattgtgtttatatcggcaattcaaaggtttcaaacactgcgcgtgttGTGCACTGAgttgtgaaacaagcatcacgtgttcaaaatagccgattttcattggctattcacaactgtagactatcagcagatagtctacgagtaatatagccaatcagattcacgtattcacgatagactacgagcaCATTTATACTAACAGTAGTTAGTATATTCTCCCTCAGTGATCTTGGTCCTTCaggcaatctgattggttcgctatctcggagtagttgagcattattcactccctaCGGAGTGAATAATGCGagaaccaaacaaaaaaaacggcCGGTGTAATCACGCGTTTCGCCACCATTAGTGAAgcggaaatattgaaaatccaaGGAGATGCTGTaccagaaaacaaaaagaaggctacaaaaagtgttgttgagatcactgagtgagtatatactaaaacaattattcttttcaatctcggtgaatagcggcagaatatctacctcgccgcttcgcggctcggtaaatattctgccgctaTTCACCTCGATTTTAAAGAATAACTTAAATAGTCTACGggaatatagccaatcagattcaaggattCAAAATAGACTACGGTAAAGTTACAGCGTAGATGTGACCACAACCAATGTAACGAAATCGTGTTGACTGTATCATAACTGATTCCGTCATCATCAAGTTGCATCATAATTACAATCGTTCTCCTAGCGCGTGCCTCAGTACTGATTGGCACTGAGTCACAAATGGTTTCTGTGACGTCATCGTTAGTTTGGTTGCCTTCCAATTTGACAACATGGAAAAATTTGCTGCAGAAAAAAGCTTTCTAGAATATCTAAATGGTTATCCCGCACAACCGGAATGGTTGACCGCCATGATTTGCGGCATTGAGCAAGAGGAGCAGGACCCCAAAGAACTAAAGCGGGTAAGACAACAAAAAGAGCTAGTTGCTCAAGGCTTTAAATTGCTGTTTGTTACGATGAATACAGTAGTCGAGAACGTCCGGCTTTTTCGCAATAAACATGCCGCCTGAGTATTATATTATTTTGATTACTGACTGTATGTATTCGATTTAATGGACCATAAAATTGTCTTAAACAAGCGTTGTGCGCTAGATTATCCCCCTGAGATAATTAACTGGATGGTTGATTTTTGACCGTACCGACCGTTCACAGGGAATTAAAATTGCCGAAGATGTTTTTTCTGAGTAAGGATCAGTTCCTTCATGCGTGCCCAGGAGACAAAGCTGGGACCGCGGTTTTTCATCATGGAAATGCGTAGATGATACGACAACTTCAGAAGTTGTGTTTAAACATAGTGATAGCAAAGCACAGCAGCTAGCAGATCGCAATAGAGTAAAGTTAAATTGAGACAAGTACGGGGACTGATTAAGAATCTCATTTGCTAGAAATCAGCGGGAGCTAAAGTCCATCTTAGAAGATGAACAAGAATTAGAAGTAGCCAAAGCGCGAAATTTCTTAATGTAACTTATCGTGGAACGAACGTATCAATGTTATATTTAAGAAGGCTTCACACGGTTGTATTTACTTGTATGGTTAAAAAGCGCAGAGCTTCCTCGTAGCGATCTAGTTCTTTTTTACGCTCCATGCAAAAGATCTATCCTAACTTGCACAGTGCCGGTTTTCCATTACCGGCTGCCCTTGTATTTACAGCGTCAACTAGAGCGTGTCCAAGACAGAGCAAGATCAACTCTTTTACGCCGGTTTAGATTACAAAGAGGCACTAAACGTAACAGATATATCCGGGCCAATGAAGATATCTGCAAAAGTACCTTAACCTCGATCCTCGATTAACAATAACCGTATTCCTCAAGGCAATAAGGCCCTTTGCAATTCCCAAGTCTCTTAGCATTCTTTTTAGAAATACATTCATCATGTCCTCCTGTTTAAAGAACACCATTTTACCAACTATTTAATAATATTGTGATTAGATTTTAAAGGTGTTTTATCTACCGCCTCCTTTTCATCCATTTCGTTTTAACTGTAAATTGTAAATTTGTTGAACGGATTTTAATAATTCTTTTTAGCCTTTAtattaaataaacaatatgAGTTAAACATATGTAATACAGCCTTTGGGCTGCAAAGGTATTCATTTAATAAACTATCTTTTTCCTTAGTTTTATACATTTTAGCCTTGTAAAAACAGTTCATGCTAATTTATTGGGTGAGAACAACGGTCCATCCGCACGAAAGAAAGACATCAGAGTTTTCCAGGACACCACGTCCTTTTTTACTGAAACCATTTAAGACAACAAAAACTCAATATAATTGCATTTGTccagaaaagttaaaaaaaaaagaggcaaaagtaaataaaatctCGTACGGGAAGAAGGTCGATAAGATTTGCCATGACAAGCAAGAAACTATGGAAGACAACGTGAACACTATGAAGACTTACAGGGAACAGTGATAGTTAGTCAATTAATCAAAATGGGATCAATCCACTGAAAACATACAGTGAATAGCGAAAGCgagaaaaataaacttaaaaaaataacgGAAAATAGGATCAATCcattgtattaaaaaaaataacaagagAAAGAATAAACCTACAGCAAGCAAGAAAAATGAATACGCCAGAATTAGAAAAATTATAAATCGCTAGACCTTCATATCACGAAAGAAACCACGTGCGCGAACAATTTTGATGCTGATTATGTCCTTATCTTCAAAACGTTTACCTTTTCAACAGAGGACACCTTTTTATATCAAGCTGTCAATGAATATTGCCATCCTGTCACTGTTTCATTCAGTTTAGTAACGTAGAAATAATACATAACATTGTCATACCCCTCAACTCAAAAAcgttttctgattggaggaGAACGTATCACGTGTTATTGGTCAAAACCTCATGACGCCCTAGAGCAAACAAAACTTCATAACTCCCTATGGAAACAACAGTTTCGACGCGCACGTGATCAGATGGTGCACTTTTGAAATCGCTgcaaatttgtttgccagcCGCTTGAGGCAAATAATTTTTACGCAGTCATGGCAGGTAaaacaagaactgaagaagaaattgagcagCTTCTGCACTATAAACGCTCCAAATCTACTAACAAGGCCACCGACAATGCGGTAAGAACGTTGAGAGACTTCTGCAAAgtgcaaaatttggaaaaaagctTCCAAGAACTTAGCAAACCATACCTTAACTTCTTGCTCACATCCTTGTATTGTTCTATTTTGAGTCGGGAGgcataacaaaacacttaatgactggccccacgggaaacagtgagttttgtCTTCCCTCGGCCCTCAATATTCCCCGAGGCGAACATTGAGGGTCTCGaggaaacaaaactcactgttttccttgggaccagtcattaagtgcttaTTGTGACACAGTTAGATTCTTGTTGATAGCAACGAAAATTGTAatgttttgtttagtttggaAACATCAAAGACCTCTTACTCAGTAGACTACAAAATGTACTAAAATAAGGATAAACAGGATTTGCGTTGTTGGTTTGTGCTGAAGTCTGCAAAGTAGACTtaacaaaaataaatgttaCAGTATCGCCTGGACGTATTGAGCCCCCGAACCGAGGGCAAACCTCATCTTTCGACGCGGCAACTCCGAAGGACTTCTGCTTTGGTCCTGTGCTCATTTTATAGAGCGCAAGATTTCGTTAATATTCTTAAATTGGACAATACTATGGTCTTTTGGTGGGTAAAGATCATTGTATTGAAAACTTTTTGCGAAGAATTCAGGATACGTGATCGACCTTCCTATACAAAGAAGTTTTGTAGTGAAACTTACTCCATACTTCTTTCTGTCCTGTGGAAGCAGTCTTCACCATTACACCAAAGCTATTTATTTAACTCTTTTGTGCTGCTAATTCGCTGGAAATCTCACGATACGCACGTCAAATTGTCTTTTTATTGGTTATTCGTAGATGGGATAAAGTAATATCAGAAATTTATGCGATTTGTCAAAATTCAGTGGACTATTATCCGTTTTCTCCGGACCTCATTTCACGAAGTAAAAGCGCTAGCCTAATTGTAGGGTTTATCTTTATGCTTTTCCTATACAATTTGATTCTGTGAACCATGCCATCTTGTACGAGAAATTGGGTGCCATTGGTATACCTGGTTCTCTGCTGCTATTGCTGTCCTCTTGTAATCTATTTGTGCAGATCTCTGGTAAAAATTGAAGCTAAAACCTATTATTTTGATGATGTTTTACACAGAGATCAGGCTCAAGAGATTTTTCAAAGAGTGGATAGCacaatccattggataaatcactgtccACTGGATAACGCAATAGGTTTTGACAGTACTTATCAAGTGGATTTTGATATATCAAGGGCGTAGCACTGTCCAACTGATCAACTGAGGCCAGGGCTCTGCGTAGCGATGAATCCTCCAGTGCCTTCTTAACATGTCCGCTGCAATTACCAGGACTGCCCGCATCTCTTTTAGtgacatttctttcttttccgtgTCATTTTGTGTGCATATCGTCATCATTTACATTTGCGTTTCCTAAGACTGCATTTACAGCTGTGACAGTTCACATGTGAACCTAACTGGCCCTAAATGTGATCTTTATTGCTCTAGTCATAAGTTCATTATCTCAAATAGACTTCAGCAAAACAAATTAGGTGCTTAACTAGGAATAGAGAATTATAGAATGTCCGTTGGAGACGACCAATCCTTTAGTTTCAAGGTAATATGAATATCTTAAGTTGCTAAGATTTTAAAAGACATTGATCCCAAGAAACCAACAAGGTGGGACACTATTCCAACCAAAGCCTTCAAAATGGACTCGACTGACCTTGCTGTACCATTATGTGATCTTTATAACCGCTGTATCAAGAGCTGCCATTGGCCAAAGAATTGAAAGAGAGGTGAATCGGTGCttgttcataaaaaaaaatgaccgaTGGGACATGGAAAATTATCGTCCAGTAAGTGTGCAGACCGTCATTAACAAAGTCTGTGAAAAGCTTCTCGTTAATCAAATCACTGCTCGATTTAATGAACGGTTGAGTCATTATCTTACAGCATACAGAAAAAGGCACAGCTGTGAAACCACCCTCCTTTTGTGAATAGAGCAATGGAAGAATGCACTTGATCATGGAGAAAGTGTTGGGCTACTTTCTACTGACATGTCTAAAGCATTTGATTACCTAAGCCACCGTCTTTTAGTTGGAAAACTTGAAGCCCACGGCTTTGACACACACGGTATAAGACCGATTTAACATACTAAAAAGTGGAGAAACCACCAGTTCCTGGAAATGCGTTAAAAGAGGATCCTGTCATGATCAAGGATCCTCTTTTGGTCCATTATTAAGGAATTTATTCCTGAATGAGTTGACTTTTGTTATGCGATGTAATGTTAGTAGGTTTGCTGACGACCAGCAATATTACGAAATCGATAAATACGTCAGCACCATTGAAACTAAATTACAGGATAGTGCTCAAAAAGCAGCCAGTTGGTACGAGTCAAATTCACTTAAGGGCAATTATGGGAAATATGGATATGTTAATGAGTAGGGTAAATAAGCTGAAGGATTACAAGCTAAAGCTAAATGTAAATGGGATAgaccaggagccgatcagttggagcatgcaactcccatacttaCCCTATGTCACGGcaattttacagactgatctatttttagcataccttttcttttctaaaataaaggcagttccgctccagtgacgcagtgacgtcgaTTAGTTTCTTTTGATTGGTCATTGCACTCCCGCGGGAATCTTactccaggggaattcgatctaaaaataaatcggtctataaaaacgctgtgacagaaatatagtggagttgcatgctcctactcataggctcctgatagACATCAAGTCCTATGATAGTATCACCTTGGTGGGAGTTGATATTGACGTCACTTAAGCAATATTTGTAAGAAAAGTAGTCAACGGGTGGGGGTAATTAATAGGTTAAGGAATCTCATACCCCAAAATGCCAAGCTACAACGTTTAAAGGGTGCTATTCTACCTCACTTAACTTATTGTATTACAGTCTGGAACTTCTGCAAGGCAAGTGATTGGAGAGGGTTCAAGGAGGGGCACTTGGGACCATTTATCGTGATAGTAATTCAACGTATCCGGAACTGTTAATAAGGGCAAAATTACCCACTTTATATAATAGAAGGTTACAGGACATTACAATTTACTGTATAAGGTTAAAAACGGTTTATGTCAGGATTACATTTTTAGGTTGTTTATTACTAGAAGCAATCAGtacaattaaagaaataacgaTTTTTTAATTCCTAAAGTTAACACCACAGGTTATGGTTAGCATTCGGTCAGATACTTAGGACCAGTACTCTGGTCTAAGATCGACAGGAAATTCAGAGAACTTAAACAATAGATAAATTTAAAAGAGTGATCAGGAAAGTAGATCTTACCAAACATATCTTACTTAATAATTGTATTAAGTGTATTCTTTGTAATTATTAaaattgtcattatttttaggtttgtgGGTGGGATTATAGATTGGGTACTATTACTTTTTACCATTGTAGTTAAGTGTCCTTACTTAGTGGTGCTATTTTACCTGACACATAAAATAATTACAcacttttcaattttgttaaaTAGATGTTGGTGAATTTTCGTCTTCAAGCTCGAGTTTTGTATGAAAAGGCGAGGTGTCTGACCTCCAGGTTAAAGGCGACTGAACATACAGCACTGAAAAGAGAACGACAAGTTCTGGCAAGAGataaaaacattgaaagaaTGCAGGAGACTATTCAGGATCTGGAGAGAAAAGTGAAATTGGAAAACGTTCGTACTAATTTTTCTCTTACACAAATAAAGCAGGCTACcgagaaggaaaaaataaaattaaaaaatgccatcGAGAAGGTTATAGTTGAGTACGAAAGTGAAAAGGAAGTTTTTAAAAGAGTAATAAAAGAGGAGCAGCAACAAATTGCTATCGTGCAAAACCGCTTACAGGAAAGCATAAGAGAAACCGCTATTGCaacaaaaaactttaaaactatttacaacgaATATCACAACTTGGAGCAAAAGTTTAGAGTTATAGAAACagatttattttccttaaaaagATTTATTTATGAGCTTGCCGAAGTCATGAACCTAAATCCTGTTGAGTTGCTTATTAAGCTTGAGGAACTAAAAGTAGCTatagcaagtactaaaaacaatagaaatttGGGAGAGTTGTTTGCCAAAACAATACTCGATGCAGAAAAGGACGAAGTTTATTCTAAGAACTCTCAAGTCGGTTGCACGTCCCAAGGGAGAACGTCTTCAACCAGTATAAATCACAATGAAGATCAGCCTGGTTCCTTCGAAGGTCCTTCGTGTCCTTTGAGTCAAAAAGTCTTGGGGGAGCAGGTGGATGAACCTTTACAACAGGaagtgcaaaagaaaagaggaaaGGTTGTACGTATAAGGCTTGCTGGATTGAAGATTTCATCCTGGCTCCCGATGAAAAAGTGCACATACCGGTGAGTAGAGTTTTTATGAGCTCTTTTTAATAAAAGCAAATCGATAAACTTTACATCAACACATTATATGCATAGGAAAATGGTTTGGACACAGGAGTAaccttgattaaaaaagatcTTTGGGgcgattggagtcctgagaaggactgcttTTTGTGACTGAAGTTTCGATAAGTTGTGCGGAAGCTATCTTCAGCGTCAATTGATATTCTTATTCAGTTGAAAATTCGAAAGCCCCGgtctcctacttaccaactttcCAAACACTTGACTAGCATTTTTAAACCCTTAACTGACGAGTCCCGACACAAACTGCAATCCACACacaacttcattgacgctatcaaaacggaaatactaatactaataataataataataataataataataataataataataatacagcAGTGCTCCTCAAAGATCCAGCGGCGCTTTACAATAATGGTCACTTTAATATCAAATCAATTGGATAATGCGAAAAAAATGggtaaaaatcaaagaaaacagaaactACAACAGTCAATT belongs to Acropora muricata isolate sample 2 chromosome 9, ASM3666990v1, whole genome shotgun sequence and includes:
- the LOC136927524 gene encoding kinectin-like — protein: MEKFAAEKSFLEYLNGYPAQPEWLTAMICGIEQEEQDPKELKRMLVNFRLQARVLYEKARCLTSRLKATEHTALKRERQVLARDKNIERMQETIQDLERKVKLENVRTNFSLTQIKQATEKEKIKLKNAIEKVIVEYESEKEVFKRVIKEEQQQIAIVQNRLQESIRETAIATKNFKTIYNEYHNLEQKFRVIETDLFSLKRFIYELAEVMNLNPVELLIKLEELKVAIASTKNNRNLGELFAKTILDAEKDEVYSKNSQVGCTSQGRTSSTSINHNEDQPGSFEGPSCPLSQKVLGEQVDEPLQQEVQKKRGKVVRIRLAGLKISSWLPMKKCTYR